The nucleotide window TGAGTAACTCATTCACCAACCAAACTCTAGCTCAAATCGAATTGTGGAAAAACAGCGCTGCTTACAAAAATGAAGTTTATATGTTACCTAAACATTTGGATGAAAAAGTAGCAAGCTTACACTTAGCTAAATTAGGAGTTGAATTGGAAACTTTACGTCAAGACCAAGCGGAATACATTGGTGTTGAAGTTCAAGGTCCATTCAAACCTGAATATTACAGATACTAATTTAGTGAATAGTCATTAGTAAATAGTGATTAGTAAATAGTGATTAGCTAAAATTTCTAAATATTTAAACCCTTGCAGTCATGTGAGGGTTTTTTATTTGATATTTCATCATTTTAAAAACTAATCCATTAACCCTTAACAACAAACGTTTTTTTTAAATAATCTTACATAATGAATTACCCAGAGGCGGAGCCTTGAGGAATTCTAATGATTAAAAAACTCTAGTCATCCAAATTCAATTTTTAATTCTTCCGAATTATAATTTTACACTAAAACTATTACATCTTAAAACACTTTTTAACCTCTGAAAGCATAATTTTCAATACCTTAGTCTTTTATTAAATAAGACCAACCTATTTTTCACTTAGTTACCAACCAAAACAAAATGCTTTGAAAAGAAATTACCCCCTCATCCTCTTATTTATTTTTTTTATAGCAAGTCAAATCAATTTTGCTCAAGACAAAAAACCTAAAGTCGTATTAGTACTAAGCGGAGGTGGCGCCAAAGGAGTGGCACATATTCCTCTCTTGCAAGCACTAGACTCTTTGCATATTGTTCCAGATGTCATTGTAGGAAACAGTATGGGAAGTATCATGGGAGGACTATACGCAATGGGATATTCTGGTGACAGTATTGCAAAACTCACAAGAAATATCGACTGGGACAAATTACTAGGCGGAAGCATGTCGCTTAGAGATGTTGGTGTAGAAGAAAAAAGCGAATTCCAAAGATATTTAGCAGGCATAGGCATCAAAGACGGAAAACCAACCAATGTCACCTCGATACTAAACGATCAAAATCTAAGGGAATACCTTTCTGAACTAACTTTCCCAGTGTACAATGTCAAAAACTTCGACAATCTTTCAATCCCGTTCAGGGCAATGGCCACCGATGTTGTCAACGGAAAAGAAGTAATCCTCAAAGAAGGAAGTTTAGCATTTGCGATGAGAGCAAGTATGTCTTTACCAGCGGTTTTCAAACCAATGCCCTACGAGGAAACCCTTCTAGTCGATGGAGGTGTAATGAACAATTTCCCTACTGATGTTGCTAAAGAAATGGGAGCGGATATCATAATCGGAAGTGATGTGGGCGGAGGAATGGAACCCGCTGACAAACTCAACAGTTTTGTGACCATACTAATGCAGACCAGTATGTTCCCGAGCAACATCAAAAATCCCGAGAACCGAAAAAACTGTACAATCCTTGTGGATCACCTACCCAACTTAAGATTCTCCACCGGCGATTTTAACGAAAGCAACGAAATTTACAAAGACGGTAAAATTGCAACAGCCCAAAACCTGCCAGCTTTGGTCGAACTAGCAAAAAAACTGAATGCTTATCAGCAAAGAACTCATGAGCTCCCTAAAATGGCCAACGAATTCTTTATAGACACCATTGTTTATAAAGGCATAAGCAAAGAAAACATCCCTCTTGTACTGGCAAGAACAAACATCAAACCAAAAGCACAATACACCACCAAAGATTTGATTAAAGGCATCAATCGAGCCATGGGAACCAATCTTTTCCATCAAATCACCTACAGTTATTTCATTACCGATGAAAACAAAATTGGATTAACTTTAAATGGTTTCGAATATTCCAAAAACCTTTTCAATGCGTCACTTCATTATGACACTTACCGAGGAGTAGGATTAATTCTAAATTATACAGGGAGAAACATTCTCGCTCCTTCTTCGCGCCTCATCATTACAGCCGATATAGCCGAACAACCAAAAGGAAGAGTTAATTTCCAGAAAAATTTCGGGAAGCACAAAGATTGGTGGTGGAGTTCTGAGCTATATGGAGCCTTTTTAAGACAAGAACTCTTCATCGACGGTAA belongs to Flavobacterium aquiphilum and includes:
- a CDS encoding patatin-like phospholipase family protein, which translates into the protein MKRNYPLILLFIFFIASQINFAQDKKPKVVLVLSGGGAKGVAHIPLLQALDSLHIVPDVIVGNSMGSIMGGLYAMGYSGDSIAKLTRNIDWDKLLGGSMSLRDVGVEEKSEFQRYLAGIGIKDGKPTNVTSILNDQNLREYLSELTFPVYNVKNFDNLSIPFRAMATDVVNGKEVILKEGSLAFAMRASMSLPAVFKPMPYEETLLVDGGVMNNFPTDVAKEMGADIIIGSDVGGGMEPADKLNSFVTILMQTSMFPSNIKNPENRKNCTILVDHLPNLRFSTGDFNESNEIYKDGKIATAQNLPALVELAKKLNAYQQRTHELPKMANEFFIDTIVYKGISKENIPLVLARTNIKPKAQYTTKDLIKGINRAMGTNLFHQITYSYFITDENKIGLTLNGFEYSKNLFNASLHYDTYRGVGLILNYTGRNILAPSSRLIITADIAEQPKGRVNFQKNFGKHKDWWWSSELYGAFLRQELFIDGKSADNMLYNAFEFNNQVNRNLNSLKSFAGLGLNYHYTEIKPKNDPYLNPNVLSLKNYNFDDMEVNAHFSYNDMDKVFFATDGTIIKSFIDRSLFSNANVSFTDATLTNYSGQTNGFTKFGFGIEKRTLLQKKITCMIGFDANFIFEDKLQNNDVPFSEYGYAAKYFIGGILPSSGSNRFAFPGLHEDELNASQFMGLRLGAQINPLGKIYITPHFNIASVGFKNFNEYIGDVFSPKGNWDNGTETSLILSGGAALSYQSILGPIHFDTSWINRIDKVRLFFSVGFTFNP